The proteins below come from a single Yamadazyma tenuis chromosome 5, complete sequence genomic window:
- a CDS encoding putative acyltransferase (COG:I; EggNog:ENOG503NY5C) — MFWDVGIYFTILNGVNYIVTGDLITSESAVFISNHSSLVDHFAINYLSRHSFSKNKELEVPVVNFFTWFLLWKVPNINILRNMAKCDENWELDHSLNEVFFSKLFASKKVEWLVLFPEVNIFTAESSALQKIQCEKFYLPLLKNLLYPRFSSLHNVVSTRQVGEMVGKESD; from the coding sequence ATGTTTTGGGATGTGGGAATCTACTTCACAATTTTGAACGGGGTCAACTACATCGTCACGGGAGACTTAATTACCAGCGAATCTGCTGTCTTTATTTCAAACCATAGTTCTTTAGTGGATCACTTTGCCATCAACTATTTGTCCAGACACTCGTTTCTGAAAAATAAGGAGTTAGAGGTCCCGGTAgtcaacttcttcactTGGTTCTTGTTGTGGAAAGTCCCCAATATCAATATCTTGCGTAATATGGCCAAATGTGATGAGAACTGGGAGTTAGACCATTCCTTAAACGAAGTCTTTTTTCTGAAATTGTTTGCCAGTAAGAAAGTGGAATGGTTGGTCTTGTTTCCTGAAGTGAACATCTTCACAGCTGAGTCTTCAGCCCTTCAGAAAATTCAGTGTGAAAAGTTCTATTTGCCGTTgctcaagaacttgttgtaTCCACGGTTTTCCAGCCTTCATAATGTCGTCTCAACA